Sequence from the Halodesulfovibrio aestuarii DSM 17919 = ATCC 29578 genome:
CGATTCGGCAAAATTCCCAATCCTGGGGTGTTAAACTTGCCTTTGCTCTCATAGTAGTAGTTTTTGTGTTCTGGGGCGTTGGCTCTATGAATGGCCCTTCAAACTCTGCTTTGATAGCTACTGTAAACGATACTGCGATTATGATGCCTGAGTTCAAGCGAGCATATGAACTTCAGATGAATGCCATTAAAGCGCGTTTTCCCGGTATTGACGAATCTCAGTTTAAACAGCTGAAAATTGGTCAGCAGGTACTGCAGGGTCTTATTGCCCGCACTCTCCTGCTTCAGGAAGCAGAACGTCTTGGCATGACCGTGACTCCTGTTGAATTAAAAACAGAGATCGCATCTATTCCTTTGTTCCAGAATGCTCAGGGCAAGTTCGATCCTGAAGTGTACAAGCAGATGCTAGCTGCACAGGGAATGTCTGCCGGTAGCTTTGAACGTCAGTTCAAAGAAGACCTTTTAACCAAAAAAGTTCGTGAGAATGCTGTAATTTCTGCAAGCGTTTCTGACGACGAGGCTCACGAAGCATTCGTATACGCCAGTGAAAAACGTTCTATGGACTACATTTTGTACTCCGCAGTTGATTTCATGAAGAAAGCAACTGTAACTGATGACGAAATCAAAGCGTTTTACGATGCAAAAATTGGCCGTTATGCTGTACCTGCTCAGGTAGTAATCAAGTACCTTGCAATTACTCCTGAAGGTCTTGCAAGCACCGTAACTGTTGATGAAGCCGCAGCTGAGGCATACTATGCTGATAACCAGAGCTCCTTCCGTAAAGAAGAACAAGCAGATGCCAGCCATATCCTTGTGGCACTTGATGAAAATGCGTCTGATAAAGAAGTAGCTGCTGCAACCAAAAAGATTGAAAAAGTGCTTAAGCTTGCCCGAAGTGGTAAAGACTTCGGTAAGCTTGCAAAGAAATACTCTGAAGGTCCTTCCGCCGCTACTGGTGGCGCACTCGGAACTTTCAGCCGCGGACAGATGGTTAAGCCGTTTGAAGACGCAGTATTCTCCATGAAAGAAGGTGAGATCTCTGAACCTATCCGCACTCGTTTCGGTCTGCATATTATCAAGCTGAACAAGCTTGAAAAAGCCCGTATCCCTGCCTTTGAAGAAGTTAAGGGTCAGATTATGACCAAACTTGCAAAAGATCAGGCTGCAGACAAAGTGACTACCACTCTTGATGTTGTGATGGAGCAGATGCTTTCTGGTAAGTCTTTAGAAGACATTGCTAAAGAGCAGAAACTTACTCTCATGACTTCTCCTGAGTTTTCACGTGAACAGGCTCCTGTCGCTGTGGGCGTTACCAAGGAAGCAGCTGAAGAGTTGTTCTCCGTTCCTGCAGGCACAGCTGTAGATACTCCGCTTGAAGCAAACGACGGCTATGTTGTTGCTCGAGTTGAAAAATCTAAGCCGGAATCAAGCATGCCGCTTGAACAGGTTTCTGCATCCATTAAAGAGCAGCTTGTGGCGGACAAGTCCGTAGAGCTTGCTTTTGAGGCTGCAAAAGGTGCTTCCACAAACGTACTCGCTGGCAACATTGATGGCCAGCCAAAAGTACAGACTTCTCCGCTTGTTGAGCGTAAGGGCTTTATCCCGGGCGTTGGTTCCGCTGAAGATGTTGTGAAAGCAGTGTTTGATGCTGACGGTAACAAGTGGATGGGACCTTACAAAACTCCTTCAGGTGCTGTATTTGTTCGTTTGAATAAAGTTGACCAGCCATCCGATGAAGTGTGGCAGGCAGCAAAAGAAGAAGTTCATAAAACTCTTCTTGCGCGCAAAAAGCAGCAGATGGAACAGAGCTTTATAAAGTCTCTTGCTGACAAGGCAGAGATTGTTATCAAGAACAACGAACTTCTTGATAAGCTGTAGTCCAGATTTGCCATACGACCAATTAAGGCCCCTCACAATGAGGGGCTTTTTTGTGTTTGAATTCCAAACTGGAAGTTTTGTGTGCTCGTGTGCTAGTATCAGCCAAAGGAGCAGCAATGAAACGAACTACGTATTTTGTCCGCTCATATGGCGGGAAATGGAAGGTGAAGAGGGAGGGGGCTGACCGGGAATATTGTGTGTGTGACACAAAATATGAAGGTATCCGCATTGCTCGGAAGCTGGCTCATGAGGTTGCTCCAGCGCAGATTATTATTGAAAATGATGACGGAACATTTCAGCAGGAATGGACACATAAAGATTGTTCCGTCCTGTTTGAAAAAAGAGGACAGCAACGCGGGAAGTAGTTGACGGATAGAAGAGTATATATTGTTGCGCTCTAAATGTTGGCAGTGCTACTGTATGAAGTCAGCAGGTGATATTATAAAGGTAAATGCATCAATAACGGGTATGGTGATAATACGCATAAACTCTTGAGCAGGAACGATCAGGTACTTAAGTTCGCCTATATTGCAGAGATTCTTACTGGTGATGGTGCTGTTTTTGAGTAACACCATGCTTTGAGGAGGTGTGTATGGTTGCATATGTCGTTCATACAAAGATGATGGCTAGTGGAGATCACGAAGTCCATGTGGAGGGGTGTGAATGGTGTCCTCCAGACGAACAGCTCTGTAAAGTGGGTGAGTTTGATTCTTCGGAACAAGCCTTTGAGGCTGCAAAAAAAATGTATCCGGAGGCCAATGGATGTCACCTTTGCCTTCCTGAGCATTATGACCTGTCATAAAATTTTAAAAGCTCCCCTTGCTGGCCGTTGCAAGGAGAGCTTTTATGTTAGTTGTCATAATCCGGCTTAAATTTTTTTATGAACTTGGAATCAATGTAGTCCTTAATGGCAAAGGCTCGGTGTCCGTTAAAGCTTATGCCAAACTTGTGCAGTACACCTGTGTTACCGCCTGTGTTGTAAATCAGGAGGTAGGAGCCACCCGGTTTGAATTCATGCAACGGTTCATTATTTAACCGTGCCATAACGTTATCGTTGAGTACTTGATTTTGGCGTACAGCATAGACTCCGACTTTATCCAGCGGCTGCGGGTCGAACCATATGCAGTCTCCGCCACCAAAGATATTATCGTACTTAGGGCTCTGCAGGTATTTGTTCACAAGCAGACCTCCATCTTTGCCATAGGGGAGACCGGAATGTTCAAAAATAGGACGCGGACGAACGCCCATCGCAATAAATATGATGTCGTCGCTGTATGATGTTCCATCAGCAAGTGTAATTTTACCAGTAGAAACCTGAGAAACATATTCACCGCCAATGAATTGAATATCGTGTTTCTCAAGAATTTTTTTGGTCAAATTGCGTACCCTATCGGGAGCCCGTTTCATAAAACTCTTACCATAGTACAGATGAACCGTGGCATTGGCACCGGCCTCTTGTGCAGCTGCCCATGCATTTCCTGCAACTTCAACTCCGGCAGGGCCACCGCCTACAACTCCTATACTGAGGGAGTCTTTTTTTGCTAACTCAAAAATACGCTCTCGGCCTTCAAATAACCGCTCAATGGGCTTTACTGTATATATGTCTTTAGAGTCAGGCGCTACAATGTCATCAACAATAGAGCTTCCAGTGTTGAACGAGGCGACATCGTATGCGACCTCTTTGCCGGACTTTAATTTGATGAGTTTTTTTTCAGGGTCAACTCCGACACATTCGTCTAGGTGGAACGTGGCCCCCTGTTCTTCACACATGCGCTGTACTGGAAAGCTGATCTCACTTGGAGAATACGTGCCACCTAACATCCCCGGGCCCATTCCTGAATAATAATGTCTTTTCCCCGGGCCGATTACGTCGACAGAATGGCCCTGATCTATCAGATCTTTTATATTGGTCATGAGAGTCATGTGGGCGTGTCCTGCGCCTACGAGTGCGAGTTTTGCCATGATCAACTCCTTTTATTCTTTCGAAACATATATCGAGTCCATAACATCAGCCAGACGGTTGAGATGGGATTTTTCTTCAGAAGAAAGTAGTAATAACTCTTTCTTTATTGCTGCATTCGGAGCCTTATCAGATGCCCGCAGGTACAGATCCATAGCCTGACATTCAATAGACATGGCAAAAATTAAAATATCATGCGGAGTTTCCATGTCTGCGCCGAGCCGAGACATGTATTCAGCCGTGGTGAGACCACCTTCAAGTGTTTCTGATGCGTTAAGATTCTTGGGGAAAACTTTTCCCGTAAATTCAGCATACTGAGAAGCTATATTTGTTTCATGTTCTTTTTCAATATTGGCAAGGCTCAAGAAGAGAGACGCTGCCTGTTTATTTGTGACATGATTGGCCATCTCTGTGTAAAATTCGTTAAGGGCAAGTTCCATAGTGTAAGCAACGAGAAGAATCTCCTCAAGTGACTCAAGTCCGGTAAACAATTGTAAGCCTTGGTCGTATTGCCCGGTGCTCTCCCAGCCTTTCCAACTTTTTAATCCACCAGTAATATTGTAGACGTTTTGGAATTTTTGACCAGAAAGTAACTGAGCCGCCACACGGCTGCGTCCGCCGATTGCGCAATATACCAGAACTGGTTTTTCTTTATCCAGTTCGCATAGTTGATCCAACAAGTTACCAAGAGGGATAAGTTTTGCTCCTGGAATATGACCATCACTATATTCGACGGGCTGACGGACATCGATGAGCTGAATAGAGCTATCACTGTTAAGCATAGCGAGAGCTTTTTGGGGTGCTACTGACTGGACAGGGGTAAGAAACTGTTTCCAATGCATAAACTCTCCCTTGATCTTACACAGCTGTAACACGTAACAACAAATAGTTTCAATAAGTTAAATTAAAGAAAGATTGTACGAAAGGGCACGAGAAAAAGCCCCCGTGTGGAGGCTTTCGAGGCTATTTATTGTTTTTGAGTTCCTTATGGCAGAACCACCAGTCGTATCCTTCATGAGTGTCCAAACGAACTTTAGCGTCGTTAACGGTTTGTGCTGGCGGAATAATGACGCGGTCACCAATGAGTTCATTTTTGGGCCAATTAGCCGGAATGGCAACTTTGTTTTTATCAGAAGTTTGCAGCGCGCGCACAGTGCGGAGTATTTCACTAATATTACGGCCAATTTCTTGTGGATAGTAGAAAATGGTGCGGACGATGCCGTTCGGGTCAATGAAGAATACTGCACGAACCGTGTTTGTACCTTTACCGGGATGGATCATGCCAAGCTTTTCTGCCACGTCGCCATAATCTGCAATTACAGGAAATGTGATTTCTACTCCGGTCTGTTCTTTAATCCACTCTATCCATTTAATATGCGCAAAAATTTGATCCATAGAAATGCCGACTAATTTGCAACCAAGCGCATCGAACTCTTTAATACGCTTTTGAAAGCCGACAAATTCTGTGGTACAAACAGGTGTAAAATCAGCTGGATGACTGAAAAGAATAAACCAGTTTCCTTTCATTGCATCAGGAATAGTCATTGTGCCGTGCGTCGTTTTCACAGTTAGCTGCGGAAGCGGGTCGCCTAGCAATGGGAATAGGGTTGTCATGGCAACCTCCTGTAATGTTAGTAATATTATTTCTTACAGTAGTGTATAGTATAGCAATTAATTCTCGACAAAAAAAAGTAGCAACTTCATTTTTAATATTATTTTGTTGAAATTGTGTGTAACAAAGCACCATAATGACATAAATTTTACGAACGGGGTTTGATTTATGAATCTGTCTAAAGATGTCTTGTTCTTCGCTGAGCAGCTTTCCAATGGAGTTATGATTTTTTCTCCTGAATGCGAGATTCTGTACACAAATCCGATAGCGAAAAACATGTGGGACCATGAATCCCATAGTGTCATGGAAGGTTTTGCAACTGGTTTCGGTGAGAAAACAATTTCTCAGTACGAGCATCCAGTAATGCAGGCAATTCAGTCAAACCGCTCGGTTTCACAAACTCTTCTTAGACAGAGGGGAGCCGAAAAAAGTATTCCGCAATGGGTGAAAATGACAGCAAGTCCTATTCAGGATGCAGGGCAGTTGAAGTATGTTGTCCTTTCTCTTGAGGACGTGACACAGAGTAAGCATGTGTCAGATATTTTAACCTCCCGTTCGTATATGCTTGATCAACTTGATGTTGTTGACTCTATTACGGGATTATATAATTCGAGCTATGTTCCCGTATTATTGGAAAGAACTGTGTCTGATGTGATTGAAAAAAAGACGTCACTTAGTGTCTGTGTTTTCGATATTGACCATTTTACCCGTTTAAATGAAGCGCAGGGTAGGCGTTGCGGGGATGATGTGTTGCGGTATCTGACAGCGTTGCTGGGGCAGCATATGCGTGAAGGTGATGTAATGGCGCGAACTGGTGGCGGGGAATTTTTAGTGTTGTTACCTTCGTGTGAGGCCAAGGAAGCGCTTGAACGGATGGAAACTTTTGGAACGCAATTGCGTAGCGCAGCTCTGCCGTGTTCAGTAAGACCTATTACGGTAAGTGGTGGTATTGCAGAAATGGCAGAAGATGAGAAAGGTGTACAGCTTGTAGAGCGTGCAGATAGTTTACTGTATCTAGCAAAACTGGATGGACGTGATAAGTTTCTTACGGAGGATGTTGTATAGCTGTCTGCATTCATAATGAGTTCTTAAAAAGTAACTGGTCTAGATTTATTTTGATGTTGAGTTGCGCCGCGCCCTTTGGGTGCGGCGTTTTTTGTTATCTACCCCCCCATATGCGGTACGCTGGCGTTAGATCATCGCAATATACCGCCCTCACCCCTGCCACGTCGTTTCGTGAGTAAAACACAAGGTATTTGTTCTCTGTTTGTTATTTGTAAGGAGAGAACATGGAATTTGCGAATCGGCATCAAGCAGCAGCTTGCTATACAGAATTATTTCGTACCGCCCGTAAAGAATCGGAAAGTGCAGCCATTCGATTGATGGCTGAATTAGGTCGAAGAGATTTATTTTTTTTGCTTACAAAAATAATGGGACGAAAAGATATGGATCAGGACTGGCATTTTGACCGGTGTCAGGAGGTGCAACGATATCCAGATGGGATGTTGGATTTATGGGCACGGGAGCATTATAAATCGACGATTATTACCTTTGGTCTCACTATTCAGAATATTCTGGTGAATCCGGAAGTTACTGTCGGAATTTTTTCACATACCCGTCCTATTGCAAAAGGTTTTCTTGTCCAGATTAAGCATGAATTTGAGCAGAACGAAGTGCTCAAACGGTGTTATCCAGAAATATTGTGGGAGTCACCTAAGCGTGAATCACCTCGATGGTCTGTAGATAACGGAATTGTAGTGCGCAGAAAAAAGAATCCGAAAGAAGCAACCGTTGAGGCATGGGGGCTTGTGGATGGGCAACCGACCGGAAAGCATTTTGAAATTCTTGTGTATGACGACGTTGTCACTCGTGATTCTGTTTCAACTCCGGAAATGATCAGTAAGGTAACAGAATGCTGGGCTCTGTCCCTGAATCTGGGAATGCATGGTGGAAAACAAAGATACGTCGGAACTCGTTACCATTTTAATGACACATACACGACAATTATCAGGCGTCAGGCCGCAAGGCCCCGTATTCATACCGCTACAGACAATGGAAAGGCAGACGGTGCGCCAGTGTTTCTTGCACCGGAAGAACTGGAAAAGAAACGCAGACAGATGGGGCCGTATGTTTTTGGCTGTCAGATGTTGCAAGACCCGAAGGCGGACAGTGTGCAGGGATTTAAGGAAGAATGGTTACGGTATTGGCAACCTGAAGACCCAGCTCATTGGCAAGGTATGAACAGATACATTGTGATTGACCCAGCAGGGGGAAAAAAGCTGGGGAGCGATTATACTGTGATGCTGGTCATAGGTTTAGCAGAGGATGGAAATTACTATCTTATTGGCGGGGTGCGGGACCGGATGAACCTGACTGAACGCGCTGCCTGTCTTTTTTCTTTACATCGGCAGTATCGTCCTCTGGCCGTGGGATATGAGCGGTATGGTATGCAGGCGGATATCGAACATCTGCGATTCGAAATGCAAAATAGGAACTACAGGTTTGATGTGGTGGAATTGGGTGGTGCGGTTCCAAAAAAAGACAGAATAGGGAAGCTGGTTCCACTGTTTGAACAGAGAAGAATGTATCTGCCTGTACGCTCGCCATTCAGAGATCAAGAAGGCGTATGGCGAGACTTGTCTAAAGAGTTTATTGCTGAGGAATATCTGGCATTTCCAGTAAGTACTCATGATGACATGCTGGACTGTATGGCTCGAATTTTAGAGCCGGTACTTGGGACAGAGTTTCCTTCACCGTTGGATATGAGTTTTGGGCATACTGACTTGGGAAATATGGAGTATGATATTTATGCCTAATGTTTCTAGTGTATTATCATGTAAGTATGAAATTAGAGCCCATATTCCACACCACACGAGTTGTTTAACCGAACAGGAACTTGAAACTATTTGGCAAAC
This genomic interval carries:
- a CDS encoding peptidylprolyl isomerase, which translates into the protein MLDSIRQNSQSWGVKLAFALIVVVFVFWGVGSMNGPSNSALIATVNDTAIMMPEFKRAYELQMNAIKARFPGIDESQFKQLKIGQQVLQGLIARTLLLQEAERLGMTVTPVELKTEIASIPLFQNAQGKFDPEVYKQMLAAQGMSAGSFERQFKEDLLTKKVRENAVISASVSDDEAHEAFVYASEKRSMDYILYSAVDFMKKATVTDDEIKAFYDAKIGRYAVPAQVVIKYLAITPEGLASTVTVDEAAAEAYYADNQSSFRKEEQADASHILVALDENASDKEVAAATKKIEKVLKLARSGKDFGKLAKKYSEGPSAATGGALGTFSRGQMVKPFEDAVFSMKEGEISEPIRTRFGLHIIKLNKLEKARIPAFEEVKGQIMTKLAKDQAADKVTTTLDVVMEQMLSGKSLEDIAKEQKLTLMTSPEFSREQAPVAVGVTKEAAEELFSVPAGTAVDTPLEANDGYVVARVEKSKPESSMPLEQVSASIKEQLVADKSVELAFEAAKGASTNVLAGNIDGQPKVQTSPLVERKGFIPGVGSAEDVVKAVFDADGNKWMGPYKTPSGAVFVRLNKVDQPSDEVWQAAKEEVHKTLLARKKQQMEQSFIKSLADKAEIVIKNNELLDKL
- a CDS encoding DUF2188 domain-containing protein, with protein sequence MKRTTYFVRSYGGKWKVKREGADREYCVCDTKYEGIRIARKLAHEVAPAQIIIENDDGTFQQEWTHKDCSVLFEKRGQQRGK
- a CDS encoding NAD(P)/FAD-dependent oxidoreductase; its protein translation is MAKLALVGAGHAHMTLMTNIKDLIDQGHSVDVIGPGKRHYYSGMGPGMLGGTYSPSEISFPVQRMCEEQGATFHLDECVGVDPEKKLIKLKSGKEVAYDVASFNTGSSIVDDIVAPDSKDIYTVKPIERLFEGRERIFELAKKDSLSIGVVGGGPAGVEVAGNAWAAAQEAGANATVHLYYGKSFMKRAPDRVRNLTKKILEKHDIQFIGGEYVSQVSTGKITLADGTSYSDDIIFIAMGVRPRPIFEHSGLPYGKDGGLLVNKYLQSPKYDNIFGGGDCIWFDPQPLDKVGVYAVRQNQVLNDNVMARLNNEPLHEFKPGGSYLLIYNTGGNTGVLHKFGISFNGHRAFAIKDYIDSKFIKKFKPDYDN
- a CDS encoding rhodanese-like domain-containing protein, with protein sequence MHWKQFLTPVQSVAPQKALAMLNSDSSIQLIDVRQPVEYSDGHIPGAKLIPLGNLLDQLCELDKEKPVLVYCAIGGRSRVAAQLLSGQKFQNVYNITGGLKSWKGWESTGQYDQGLQLFTGLESLEEILLVAYTMELALNEFYTEMANHVTNKQAASLFLSLANIEKEHETNIASQYAEFTGKVFPKNLNASETLEGGLTTAEYMSRLGADMETPHDILIFAMSIECQAMDLYLRASDKAPNAAIKKELLLLSSEEKSHLNRLADVMDSIYVSKE
- a CDS encoding peroxiredoxin: MTTLFPLLGDPLPQLTVKTTHGTMTIPDAMKGNWFILFSHPADFTPVCTTEFVGFQKRIKEFDALGCKLVGISMDQIFAHIKWIEWIKEQTGVEITFPVIADYGDVAEKLGMIHPGKGTNTVRAVFFIDPNGIVRTIFYYPQEIGRNISEILRTVRALQTSDKNKVAIPANWPKNELIGDRVIIPPAQTVNDAKVRLDTHEGYDWWFCHKELKNNK
- a CDS encoding sensor domain-containing diguanylate cyclase, with the protein product MNLSKDVLFFAEQLSNGVMIFSPECEILYTNPIAKNMWDHESHSVMEGFATGFGEKTISQYEHPVMQAIQSNRSVSQTLLRQRGAEKSIPQWVKMTASPIQDAGQLKYVVLSLEDVTQSKHVSDILTSRSYMLDQLDVVDSITGLYNSSYVPVLLERTVSDVIEKKTSLSVCVFDIDHFTRLNEAQGRRCGDDVLRYLTALLGQHMREGDVMARTGGGEFLVLLPSCEAKEALERMETFGTQLRSAALPCSVRPITVSGGIAEMAEDEKGVQLVERADSLLYLAKLDGRDKFLTEDVV